In the Clarias gariepinus isolate MV-2021 ecotype Netherlands chromosome 10, CGAR_prim_01v2, whole genome shotgun sequence genome, TTTATGGTAATGAAGAACAAAAGgtattacagtacatgtgtgcgGCATCATAGTTACACCCCAGTAAAACAGCATGGGCGATGTTATAACGGGCAATATCAGCAGTCCTGGGGATTTTTAagacattgttaaaaaaaataataaaaaaagatattttttaaactagtgTCAGTAATATTGGCACAAATTtagtttattctttaaaatggtTCTATTgagaatattttttacaatatacaATCATGCATCAATCAATCATTTATacgaagggtgccaataattctgcagAGCGCAGGATGTTATTTTACCTTATTAAAGATGTAAATGATCAACAaggttgttcttgttgttgtgtgtgtatatagattGATTTATGTTAACGTAAAGAATTTACTAATAGAATTAAATGTAAAGAGGAAGGAAGTATATTTTTGAAGAAAGACAATCTTGACTCCTAGCCATCTGTAAACCTCTACTTTCACTTCCCCTCCCACCCCTACCCTGAGTCATGTTTACTCCTGGCTTTGTCAGACTCAGCTCGGGACAAACTGTGCcgtctcgctttctctctctccctcaccccatctctcgctctctcttttcaCATGACCATGAGGACTCTGTACCGGTTGAGGTTAGTGAGCTCTCCAAACCTGAGTCAGCTGGGCAAGAATGAGAAGGCGTCACTGGAGGAGCGAGGATCTGGGCCAAACGCCACATGGAACAGGTGACCTTCATCTGCACTGCCTGTCTTTATAAATAATGTGCTTATGTTCAGTGTTTGGTTAATTGCCAATGTAACTACACCTGTACACTTATggactattaaatattatacatttaagcCATAATCAAAACTTCAAGTCTACATTCAGATTACAGATTTATTATAAAGTCAGTTCTCTGTattgctacttttttttttatcacagcaTTCACAATGCGGTTATTGGTGTTTTTCAAAAGAAAGGCCTGGCTGACAACGAGCTTTACACACTCAATGAGGGTGTGAGGTGAGTCATGTCAAGTTCACCCAATTTCCAGTCAGCTGTTTatcataaaaacaattataGGTACACCATTCTACTCTTACTGATATTTGCTGCATTTTTATATTGCTGCATAATTTCTAACTTCAGCGGAAATTAAAATatgatacatacagtacgtagtgcagcaaaaaaataattgaaaaacttGCACCAAAgcgaaaagggaaaaaaagcatttgataaGATTTCAGAGCGTTTCTGAGTTAAAGGTTAGAACTAAAGTGTCAGAAACGGTGTGGGGTGAATATTTGAGCTTAGTATCATAACCAAACAATGTTCAGACTCTACTTAAAAAAAGCTAGATGTGTAGTTAAAAAGACAAAGCGTGGGCTTCTAATCTTTAGAAATAGAGCTATCACTTTGGCAGTATCAGTGTCTTACACAttgtttaaacctttttattacaTGTAGGGAGGAAGTGAAATCTTATAGATAAGTTGGTATAATGTAGTATTATTATTCTACTGGTATCTACACTTTGTCTCTCAACTGAATGTACAATAATGTAGTTTGCACGGTTTGTTCCAGTCCAGTAATTTGATTGGTTGAGCAGCATTACGAGAGTGCTTATATTTCCTACAGTATAGCCGCACTGGGACTTTTCACTGCGTGCATCACTCCAGCTCGTCTGTGCTCGCCATGCCGCATTCCACTTCCTGGTTTAAAATACTAACTACAGTAGTAGTGTTAGTGAAATTAGTAAAGCACATGTCAAATAATACTTTTTATGACTATAACTTTTGACTTAAAATAAGAAAACTTTTCGACTAAGATGAAAAGTAAGAAAGATGATGCCACTTTTATTCTACTGTATAAAGTGAATGTGGCTTTTTTTCAGGATCCATTTCAGAGGCAACATAAGCAAACATATGGCCATATTGTGTCCAGAAAATCTATTACTTGTTATTGCTTGCTTGTATGAAAGCAATATTGCGCTCGCAAGCGTGCAGTTATACCGATTATCGTAACGGCTCTGATTACCAATAGCATTCACGTGTCCGGATCTCGTCTACAGCCAAATTACAGCCGTGCTGTTGTTCATTATACAGCAATAAGTTCCGagtgagtaatctgattgggcAGGAAGCATTTTATGAGCGCTGATAATAGAGCATAACACCACTAGGCCGTTTAACCATATATCGTATATAACTCcgcagtactggaaagaggggAGAGTATCAGGACGGATATCCAACATAAATCCGGTGCCAAGTTTACCATGTGGATTGGATGGTAGCAGCCTGTTACAAGGAACAGCAACAAGATCTAATAaggaatataaagaaaaatgtagCTGTATTGCATAATGATGCAACATGTTGAACATAATAGGCAGCATTAAAAGActgatctttttattttatatttttatccagGCAGCTGCTGAAAACTGAACTAGGCTCATTTTTTACTGAGTATCTGCAGGTAAGGCAGGCTATGTTGACACAACACGCCAATGCATTCAACAGCCaacatctctctttttttctttttttttttacatctctcGCATTTCTCCTGCTCTTTCAGAACCAGCTGCTGACCAAAGGCATGGTCATTCTGAGGGACAAAATAAGATTTTATGAAGGTAAACAAACAGCCCCTGTGATGACGCCGCACAGTATGACTCAAGtgaaattgtaaatataaaCCTGATGCAAGGTCTCAATCCTTAGACAACAACTGTATATTCTTCTATATATTCTAAGGTCAGAAATTACTCGACTCCCTGGCTGAGACGTGGGACTTCTTCTTTTGTGATGTTCTGTCTATGCTACAAGCCATCTTTCACCCCGTCCAGGTAGCCTATTCCAGTCCATCTACACTACACTGTCCTCTAATTTCCCATACCTCTTGGTTTCCATTCACTCTTAGTGCGTTTGATCACTAAACCACCATCAGCTGTTTTACCTAATACATATCTTACAAATGCGCGGCGAAGTTTCTTAAGAGCTAAGCCGTAAAATATTATTCTTTAAGCATGTTGCTACTTATCAAGTCTTAACAGTCATTTTTGGTCACAAAGATCTTTTATCTTAATGGTCACATTTAGTTCCTAAGCAAGGAAATAAGAAACAAATTAATCCATATAGAGTTTACCATAAAAATACTGTTTAGTACAACAAGGAAGGATTAACATTTACAGGCTATAAAGATGCAGGAGTTTAAATCTTTGAAACAGGTTCGATTCATAACATGCAGTAAGTTctgtattataaaatattataaaagatacgaggtggtatcaagaagttttgagactagttttgtaactcacaagaataattttactaaaatcattatttacagataaataaatgttgttacTGAAGTTATATTGTAAACCTCAGGGGAAGGATCCGTCAGTGCGACAGTTGGCTCTACTACTCTTCAGGAACACTATCACTCTCAACATGAAGCTGGATGAAGCTCTGTCCAGACCACGTGCTCGTATCCCTCCATCCATCGTCCAGATGCTTCTCATCCTCCAGGTACAAATCACCCATACAaactgtgtgcatatgtgtgtgtgtgcgcgcatgttattttttgtgtgttgatTTTATCATGGTCCATTTCATTAATTGATTtatatatgaataataaatataaaaatagatgaATCAGTTTTCAATTCAGATTTAATTTCAACACAAAGCCAATAGTACATAcgtatgcatgtgtgcatgtatgtatgtatgtatgtatgtgcataaTAAAGTTATTGCACATGGTTATATGCACATGATTTTACAATAACTTTGTATTgcacaatgtaaataaataaataaatgtaaaggtCTCGTAATGCAGCCATTCTTTTAAAACAAGGATTTGATTATTTGAAGCTTTCCTAGAGTTATagctttaaacaatgttttaagtGTCTGTAAACGTGGTGTGTTATGTAATTATTACATCACTCCGATATCAATTCAAGTTAAGAATCCTAACAGCCTGGTGATAGAAACTGTCCTTCAGTCTCTTAGTAAGTGCGGACAGGCTCCTGTACCGCCTGCCAGATtgcaacagagagaaaaaagtcTGCGTGGGGGCTGGTGTGGTCCCGGATGATGATACATGCTTTCTGCAGGCATCGTCTGTGATGTATTTCTCGAATGGACGGGGCCGTGCTTTCAGTGATGCTCATTTCCACAAACATAAACCATAAACATCTGCAAATACTTGCGTTATGCGAGAGCATCACTTATATTTCCAGTGAGTTTATTAGCGGTTGGTGCAATACCgctgaaaaaaaagattaccGATTTGTACGagaaatgacatttaaacaatcagcAAGTCATTTTTGATACTTCAAAATCACTAACAAACTGATGATTGAAATAAAGCAGACAATAAACTTTAttgctgttataaaaaattGCAAAACCCAATAATTTAATCAACAGTCTACCTATGATTCAGAGATCTGTTGTTAATTGGGTTCATGTGTTACGATGTACAGGGTGTTCACGAGTTACAAGGTGTGACTGAGGAGTACCTGAAGCTGGAGTCGCTTATTCAGAAGGTGGTGTCGCCCTACCTGGGAACACACGGGCTCTGTGCACATGACTGCGACGCCACCCACTGTTCATGCATTATGGGTACGAGATATGATTTGGGTTAAAATTATCATGTGCTGATATTAAATGAGAACTTTTTGAgaagtttatacagtatgtacctgTTTTATGTAGCAATGTCATTACCTAAATGAAAAGGAACCTAATTTTCAGCAAGGTTTTATTTGTTTCCTCGCATTTTTTAGTTGCACAGCTTataagaaaaactaaactattaTTTGTGTCTAAGTGGAACTTTTTTGGTTTTCATCAGTCTGcagaatttgttttatttaggaGAGACAACCTACTCTACAAATGCTATTCCTTACTAATAATGGTCCACAATAAAAATGTTGTGCATGCTAGATAATAGGGTATTATTTAACTGATGCTTTGATTTTAAGTCAGATTGTTTTTGTGTGCCCACAGAAAATCGTCTGCAGTGGTGCTGGTCCAAACCAGCTGAAATCCCCTCCACCAACCCAGTGGTGCGCTCGAAGAGCTACAACATCCCCATGCTCACACCCGTGGCCGAGTATGACACAGATGTCGGCTCTGTGGGTAGCGTAGGTATCCGTCGGCACTCGGCCTGCGAGGTTACTTCCTGTATGGAGCAGCAGGGCTTCTCCCTTTCCGTCAGCGTGGAGACAAGCTCCACACCCAGGATTTCGCTGGACCATGAGCTCACCTTACCTACAGCAAAGCGTGGAGCCACGGCACAGCCTGCTCTCATCCTACCTTCCATATTTATCCAAAACTCTAC is a window encoding:
- the prr5a gene encoding proline-rich protein 5a → MQDRIMMLEDLSGTHTRPGILKTGSFSFSALATLPHCLHMDSSSHPIRRTLYRLRLVSSPNLSQLGKNEKASLEERGSGPNATWNSIHNAVIGVFQKKGLADNELYTLNEGVRQLLKTELGSFFTEYLQNQLLTKGMVILRDKIRFYEGQKLLDSLAETWDFFFCDVLSMLQAIFHPVQGKDPSVRQLALLLFRNTITLNMKLDEALSRPRARIPPSIVQMLLILQGVHELQGVTEEYLKLESLIQKVVSPYLGTHGLCAHDCDATHCSCIMENRLQWCWSKPAEIPSTNPVVRSKSYNIPMLTPVAEYDTDVGSVGSVGIRRHSACEVTSCMEQQGFSLSVSVETSSTPRISLDHELTLPTAKRGATAQPALILPSIFIQNSTGPLHTQTSVSETDKAVSSPTSCSSSPETIVMQGVDSVDSDQDGIFIDFSHCRSDSFGTVRKTS